The Mycolicibacterium monacense genome contains the following window.
CGTCACCGTCGACGCCGGTAGCATGCTCAAGTAGCGCGTGCCGCCGGACACAGGAGTCCCGTGTGAAACTCGTCTTCAACCTGCCCCACATGCTGCGGCTCAAGGCGATGACGCAGCCGTGGGAGGCCGCGGTCACCGGGGCCGATCAGACCCGGATGGCCAAGTGCGCCGACGCGTGGGGCTACGACATGATCGCCGTTCCCGAACATTTCGTGATCCCCAACGACCACGTCGAACTGTCCGGTCCGCACTATCTGCAATCCACGGTGGCGCAGGCCTACCTCGCCGGTGCGACCGAACGCATCCGGCTCAACTCCTGCATCACGGTGCTGCCGCTGCAGCATCCGATCGTCCTCGCCAAGGCGCTGGCGACCGCGGACTGGATGAGCGGCGGCAGGATGATGGTGACGTTCGGGGTGGGTTGGCTGGAAAAGGAATTCGAGCTACTCGGGGTGCCATTTCACGAACGCGGCCGGATGGCGGACGAATACCTGGCCGCGATCGTCGAACTGTGGACGAGTGACTCGCCGAGCTTCCAGGGTAGATACGTGTCGTTCGACGACGTCGCCTTCGAGCCCAAGCCGGTGCAGAAACCGCATCTGCCGGTCTGGATCGGCGGTGACGCCGACGCGGCGCTGCGCCGGGCGGCGAAGTTCGCATCGGGTTGGTGGTCGTTTCTCACCCCGCCCGAGAAGATCGCCGAACGTCTCGAGTTCATCAAATCCCAACCCGGGTACGACGGTCGGACCTTCGACGTCGTCCACGGACTGGGCACCACCCGCGTCGGTGAAGGGCACGTCGCCCGTGACGACCCCCACGGCCGCCCGGGGATGAACGCGGCCGAGATCGTGGACCGCCTCTGCTGGCTCGGCGAACAGGGCGTGACCGTCAGCGCCGTCCCGTTACCTCCGGTCAGCGGCGTCGACGAATACCTCGACTACGCCCAGTGGGTGGTCGAGGAGATCAAACCCCAAGTGCCCTAGCGGGTGTCACAGCGCGAGCGAGAACCCGCCGCCCCTCGAGCGTGATCTCGGCCGTCAACGTCAATCTGCTTCTGGGGCGTGCGCCCGCGTCACCATCACCGGAACCTGGCTGTGGTGCAGCAGGTTCATGCTGGTGGATCCTAATACCAGCCCGGCCAACGCGTTTCGCCCCCGGCTGCCCACCACCACCAGTTGCGCGCCGGTGGCGTGGCTCAGCAGCGCCCGGGCCGGGGACATCGTCTCCACCACGCACTCCGCGTCGACATCGGGATAGCGCTGACGCCAGCCGTCGACGAGTTCGGTCAACGCCGCCCACTCGGCGGCTTCCAGCGCTTCCCAGTCGATCAGGAACGGAATGGTGACGTCACCGGCCGGCGCGCGGGTCGTCCAGGACCGCACGACGATGAGCTTGACCTTCATCGCATCTGCGAAGTCGAATGCTGTCGCGAGCACCCCGGCGCCGGCGGCGGTGTTGTCGACGCCGACGACGATCGGCTTGTCGGACACGGTGACATCGTCACCGCGGAAGGCGACGGCGGGGCAGTCGGCGTGGGTCGCCACCCGCAGGGTCGTCGAGCCCAGGATCAGTGCGGCCGCGCCGGTGACGTCCTGACCGCCGAGCACGATCAGGCGGGCCGTGGCGCTGGCTTCGATGAGCGCCTCGTCCACCGGTGTCTCGCTGGCCTCGGTGGTCACCGAGAGGTCGGGCCGGTCCTCGTGGACGGCGTCCGCCGCCGCACGCAGGAAGATCAGCGCGGAGTCGCGCTGGTAGGACATGATCGCCGCCTGGATGGCCGCGGCCGTCTCGGTCAGGTTGCGGCCGAGGCTGGGCATGCCGTGCAGGATGTGCAGCGGCGCGCCGCAGGTGGCGGCCACCGCACCGGCCCACCGCGCGGCCTGCAGGGCGCTGTCGCTGCCGTCGATGCCGACGACCACGGCGGAGGTGTTCTCAGGCATGTTCGGTCCTTTCACCGTTACCCGGATGCGGGTGATCCCCACGATGCTCCCTCACCGGCGCCTCGGGCGGTAGCGGCCCTCCCGGCGCGGGCACGTCGGCCTGCCAGCGGGCCCGGCGCTGCTCGTCGGTCTGCTCCCACCACGGCGGCGTTCCGCGCTCCCCCAGCGCCACCTTGGCCGCCTGCACACCGGCCCGGGCCGCCCGCTCCTGGTCGGTGCCCTTGGTGCGGCGGACCTCCCTTCGCCAGGACATCAGGATGCGGGTCAACTCCGCCCTGCGGTCGGCGGGGATCGACGGGTCGGTGGCGCGCCACTTACGTCCGTTGACCACGACGTGGTGGCCGTCCTCGGTGGTGGGCGGTTCCGCCATCCGGTGAGTCTAGATTCCGGCCGGGGTGGCCCGAGGCGGCCTTCGGACACCGCGTGTGCCACAGTCGTTGCCACAGCGACATTTGGGAGGGCTCGACATGGGCACCTATGCCGTCACGGGATCGGCGTCGGGAATGGGCCGTGCGACCGCCGAACGGTTGCGGGCCGACGGTCACCGCGTGATCGGTGTGGATGTCAAGGAGGCCGACGTGGTCGCCGACCTGTCCACACCGGACGGGCGGGCGCGGGCGGTCTCGCAGGTGGTCAGCGCCGCGGGCGGTCACCTCGACGGCGCGGTGCTCGCCGCGGGCATCGGGCCGGGCAGTGGCAAGGGCCGACTCCGGCTGATCGCCGAGGTGAACTACCGCGGGGTCGTCGAACTCCTGGACGGGTGGCGACCGGCGTTGGCGTCCGCGGGCAACGCGAAAGTGGTTGTGGTGTCGAGTAATTCGACCACCACCACCCCGTTGGTGCCCAAGCGCGCGGTGAAGGCGCTGCTCGCCGGCGACGTCGACAAGGCGGTCCGCGCGGTCCGCCTGTTCGGGCCGGTCGGCTCGGCGCTCATCTACGCGGCCTCCAAGATCGCGGTCAGCCGCTGGGTGCGGCGCCACGCGATCCGACCGGAGTGGGCAGGTGCGGGGATCCGGCTCAACGCGCTGGCACCCGGTGCGATCATGACCCCGCTGCTCGAAGAGCAGTTGGCGTCGAAGCAGCAGGCCAAGGCGGTGCAGCGGTTCCCGGTTCCGGTGGGCGGTTTCGGCGACGCCGGTCAGCTCGCGGACTGGATCCGGTTCATGCTGTCTGATGCCGCCGACTTCCTCTGCGGGAGCGTCATCTTCGTCGACGGTGGCACCGACGCCCACTTCCGCACCGACGACTGGCCGAAACCGGTGCCCGCGCGCCGACTGGTGTCCTACCTGAAGCGGTTCCGCAACTAGCGATCGGCCGCCGCCGCTCCGCGGGGTAGCCTCCCCGCGTCGGTGAGGTCGGCGCCCCGCGTCTCGCTGACGCGCCAGATCGCGACGATGGTCACCACACCGCAACCCGCGGCCAGTACCACCAATGGAGTTCGCGAGACCCCT
Protein-coding sequences here:
- a CDS encoding SDR family oxidoreductase: MGTYAVTGSASGMGRATAERLRADGHRVIGVDVKEADVVADLSTPDGRARAVSQVVSAAGGHLDGAVLAAGIGPGSGKGRLRLIAEVNYRGVVELLDGWRPALASAGNAKVVVVSSNSTTTTPLVPKRAVKALLAGDVDKAVRAVRLFGPVGSALIYAASKIAVSRWVRRHAIRPEWAGAGIRLNALAPGAIMTPLLEEQLASKQQAKAVQRFPVPVGGFGDAGQLADWIRFMLSDAADFLCGSVIFVDGGTDAHFRTDDWPKPVPARRLVSYLKRFRN
- a CDS encoding universal stress protein; protein product: MPENTSAVVVGIDGSDSALQAARWAGAVAATCGAPLHILHGMPSLGRNLTETAAAIQAAIMSYQRDSALIFLRAAADAVHEDRPDLSVTTEASETPVDEALIEASATARLIVLGGQDVTGAAALILGSTTLRVATHADCPAVAFRGDDVTVSDKPIVVGVDNTAAGAGVLATAFDFADAMKVKLIVVRSWTTRAPAGDVTIPFLIDWEALEAAEWAALTELVDGWRQRYPDVDAECVVETMSPARALLSHATGAQLVVVGSRGRNALAGLVLGSTSMNLLHHSQVPVMVTRAHAPEAD
- a CDS encoding TIGR03619 family F420-dependent LLM class oxidoreductase; this encodes MKLVFNLPHMLRLKAMTQPWEAAVTGADQTRMAKCADAWGYDMIAVPEHFVIPNDHVELSGPHYLQSTVAQAYLAGATERIRLNSCITVLPLQHPIVLAKALATADWMSGGRMMVTFGVGWLEKEFELLGVPFHERGRMADEYLAAIVELWTSDSPSFQGRYVSFDDVAFEPKPVQKPHLPVWIGGDADAALRRAAKFASGWWSFLTPPEKIAERLEFIKSQPGYDGRTFDVVHGLGTTRVGEGHVARDDPHGRPGMNAAEIVDRLCWLGEQGVTVSAVPLPPVSGVDEYLDYAQWVVEEIKPQVP